The following coding sequences lie in one Alloacidobacterium dinghuense genomic window:
- a CDS encoding UDP-N-acetylmuramoyl-L-alanyl-D-glutamate--2,6-diaminopimelate ligase — protein MHIEEVLQGVGQVRRSGPSVDVTSIEYDSRRVGPGSLFVAMQGGTTDGNRYISTAIERGASAVVTDSAMAFQDAAVKHAHIAIAEVAHGRSALAPLAANFYQHPEAHLALSGVTGTNGKTTTAFLLDAMLNSVARTTVLVGTIEYHVAGEMVESPHTTPESRDLLELFARGVSAGATEAVMEVSSHALEQGRVWSLLFDVGVFTNLTRDHLDYHRTMDAYFAAKSMLFDGSNGVAPRISVINVDDAYGVQLAIMARDAGSEILSYGWGAGDFHAEDVQMSAAGMRFRLVTPNGSVSMQTRLSGKVNVYNLLAASAAAYARGLTLDEIAAGAASLACVPGRFQTVDAGQPFTVVVDYAHTDDALRNLIALAREFVKPGNGRVITLFGCGGDRDRTKRPLMGRAAGEGSDFVVLTSDNPRSEEPEAILRDVLPGLEATGVEFIAEPDRAKAIQIAVEQAKPADIVLIAGKGHEKTQTLRERVISFDDVEVAATAIQSLAPTGAKH, from the coding sequence GGCGGCACGACGGATGGGAATCGCTACATCTCCACGGCTATTGAGCGTGGAGCAAGCGCGGTTGTGACCGATTCGGCGATGGCGTTTCAGGATGCCGCTGTTAAACACGCGCACATCGCCATTGCTGAAGTTGCACATGGCAGAAGCGCGCTTGCTCCCCTGGCCGCCAATTTCTATCAGCATCCGGAAGCTCATCTGGCGCTGAGCGGCGTGACGGGAACCAACGGCAAGACGACGACGGCATTTCTTTTGGACGCGATGCTGAACAGCGTCGCTCGCACGACTGTGCTCGTGGGAACCATTGAGTATCACGTTGCCGGCGAGATGGTGGAGTCGCCGCATACAACCCCCGAATCGCGAGATCTGCTGGAGCTGTTTGCCAGGGGAGTGAGCGCAGGTGCGACCGAGGCAGTGATGGAGGTTTCATCGCACGCGCTGGAACAGGGGCGTGTGTGGTCGCTTCTGTTTGATGTTGGGGTCTTCACAAATCTCACCCGCGATCATCTCGACTATCACAGGACGATGGACGCCTACTTCGCTGCCAAGAGCATGCTCTTCGATGGATCCAATGGTGTTGCGCCACGCATCTCAGTCATCAATGTCGACGATGCCTACGGTGTGCAACTCGCCATCATGGCTCGGGATGCCGGCTCAGAGATTCTTTCTTACGGATGGGGAGCCGGCGATTTTCATGCGGAAGATGTGCAGATGTCTGCTGCCGGGATGCGGTTCAGACTGGTAACACCTAATGGAAGTGTTTCAATGCAAACGCGGTTGAGCGGCAAAGTGAACGTCTATAACCTGCTTGCTGCTTCTGCTGCAGCGTATGCACGCGGCCTAACGCTCGACGAGATTGCGGCAGGCGCGGCATCGCTGGCTTGTGTGCCAGGGCGATTTCAAACCGTTGACGCAGGTCAGCCCTTTACCGTTGTCGTGGATTACGCGCACACGGACGATGCGCTTCGCAATCTGATTGCGCTCGCACGCGAGTTTGTGAAACCCGGAAACGGCCGGGTGATTACGCTCTTCGGCTGCGGAGGCGATCGTGACCGCACGAAGCGTCCACTGATGGGCCGTGCGGCAGGAGAAGGAAGCGACTTTGTTGTGCTCACCTCTGATAATCCGCGCAGCGAAGAGCCTGAGGCGATTTTGCGCGACGTGTTGCCTGGGCTGGAAGCAACGGGAGTCGAGTTCATCGCGGAGCCGGATCGCGCGAAGGCGATTCAGATCGCGGTGGAACAAGCCAAACCGGCTGATATCGTACTGATCGCGGGCAAGGGCCATGAGAAGACGCAGACGCTGCGCGAGCGTGTGATTTCCTTCGATGACGTCGAAGTCGCTGCAACTGCAATTCAAAGTCTTGCACCGACGGGAGCGAAGCATTGA
- a CDS encoding UDP-N-acetylmuramoyl-tripeptide--D-alanyl-D-alanine ligase encodes MKLALDQIAHWMGGTLHVPRQNEHSLAATGYSIDSRTLKAGDLFFAVRGERFDGHDFVTAALESGACAAVVARKKVLDLPETVRQQILIIVDEPLLALQTLAAAVRRHWGKRVIGITGSAGKTTTKEAIAAVLAAKFRVLKSQGNLNNGFGLPLQLLRLEPEHEVAVIEMGMSNAGEIAALTHIAAPDWGVVTNVGNAHAENFSDGIAGVARAKYELVASLPGVGVAFLNCDDAYVSQFGRDFHGKSIYFGKGPCANPRAESAEELGADGTRILVRAGGHEVRVCLRLLGQHNVSNALAAIAVGMEAGISLEACAEALAQLEPGDKRGQLINLNGATIINDCYNSNPEALKAMIHTLMLMPGERHILVAGEMLELGRETAALHASCGETAAAAGVDVVIGVRGNALQIVEAAKLAGADAMFMETPGLAGAWLKRNLREKDVVLLKASRGVRLEKALEAFETN; translated from the coding sequence TTGAAGCTGGCTCTCGATCAAATTGCGCACTGGATGGGCGGAACGCTGCATGTTCCGAGGCAGAATGAGCATTCGCTGGCTGCGACGGGCTACTCCATTGACTCGCGCACGTTGAAAGCCGGCGACCTTTTCTTCGCTGTTCGGGGCGAGCGGTTTGATGGACATGACTTCGTTACCGCCGCCTTGGAAAGCGGTGCCTGCGCAGCGGTTGTTGCTAGAAAGAAAGTTTTAGACCTGCCCGAAACAGTACGCCAGCAGATCCTGATCATCGTCGACGAACCGCTGCTCGCTTTGCAAACGCTTGCTGCCGCCGTTCGCCGCCATTGGGGCAAACGCGTGATCGGCATCACCGGAAGTGCAGGCAAGACGACGACGAAGGAAGCGATCGCTGCCGTTCTAGCGGCAAAGTTTCGCGTACTGAAGTCGCAGGGAAATCTCAATAACGGATTTGGCCTGCCCTTGCAATTGCTTCGGCTTGAGCCTGAGCACGAAGTAGCCGTGATTGAGATGGGCATGTCGAATGCAGGTGAGATTGCGGCCCTGACCCATATTGCTGCTCCTGACTGGGGCGTAGTCACGAATGTCGGCAATGCGCACGCGGAGAATTTCTCTGACGGCATCGCCGGTGTTGCCCGTGCGAAGTATGAGTTGGTGGCCAGCTTGCCGGGTGTTGGTGTGGCTTTTCTGAATTGCGACGATGCCTACGTTTCGCAATTCGGCCGCGACTTTCACGGTAAGAGCATCTATTTCGGCAAGGGACCATGCGCCAATCCGCGTGCCGAGTCTGCCGAAGAGTTGGGTGCGGATGGCACGCGAATTCTGGTTCGCGCTGGTGGGCACGAGGTGAGGGTTTGCCTGCGCCTGCTGGGGCAGCACAATGTATCCAACGCGCTGGCCGCTATCGCCGTGGGGATGGAGGCAGGCATTTCGCTGGAAGCCTGCGCTGAAGCTCTGGCGCAGCTGGAGCCGGGTGATAAGCGCGGCCAACTCATCAATCTGAATGGCGCCACGATTATCAACGATTGCTATAACTCAAATCCTGAGGCGCTGAAGGCGATGATCCACACTTTGATGTTGATGCCGGGTGAGCGCCACATTCTGGTCGCTGGAGAAATGCTGGAGCTAGGGCGTGAGACCGCGGCACTGCATGCAAGCTGTGGTGAAACGGCGGCTGCTGCGGGGGTCGATGTCGTAATCGGAGTGCGTGGCAATGCTCTGCAGATTGTTGAGGCGGCAAAGCTCGCTGGCGCAGACGCGATGTTTATGGAGACGCCAGGGTTGGCAGGCGCATGGCTGAAGCGGAATCTTCGCGAGAAGGACGTTGTCCTGTTGAAAGCATCGCGTGGCGTGCGGCTGGAGAAGGCGCTTGAAGCATTTGAAACAAATTAG
- the mraY gene encoding phospho-N-acetylmuramoyl-pentapeptide-transferase — MLYWLLYQKLFPYFRPFRIFRYLTFRTAFASLTALLIALIIGPYVIEKLHEFQIGQYIREEGPKDHQKKAGTPTMGGVLICIAILLPTLLWADLSNPFVWLMMGSTVAFGAIGFADDYIKVVKRRNLGLTARAKLGYQILASLAISIALIAMQTQGMYSTKLSVPFVKRLQPDFAIHALRHIPHFGLLAFLPFVVFTVLLIVFSSNAVNLTDGLDGLAIGCTIIAAGALTVLTYVSGHVVFADYLELQRMPLVGELSIFCGSMVGASIGFLWYNAHPAEVFMGDVGSLALGGAIGTVAVAIKQELLLPFIGGIFVLEAMSVILQVGSYKLRKKRIFKMAPLHHHFELLGWSEAKVITRFWILALLFALLALTTLKLR; from the coding sequence TTGCTCTACTGGCTTCTGTATCAGAAACTTTTCCCTTACTTCAGACCATTCCGTATCTTCCGGTATCTGACGTTCCGCACCGCATTTGCGTCGCTGACGGCGTTACTGATCGCACTCATCATTGGACCGTATGTGATCGAAAAGCTGCATGAGTTCCAGATCGGCCAATACATTCGCGAAGAAGGCCCGAAGGACCATCAAAAAAAGGCCGGCACTCCGACTATGGGCGGCGTGCTGATCTGCATTGCCATTCTGTTGCCTACGCTGCTGTGGGCCGATCTTTCGAATCCGTTTGTCTGGCTCATGATGGGATCGACTGTCGCTTTCGGCGCCATCGGCTTTGCCGATGATTACATTAAGGTGGTCAAACGCCGGAACCTCGGTCTTACGGCCCGCGCCAAGCTCGGTTACCAGATTCTGGCGAGCCTCGCAATCTCGATCGCTCTGATTGCCATGCAGACGCAGGGCATGTATTCAACCAAGCTCAGCGTGCCTTTCGTCAAGCGCCTGCAGCCTGACTTCGCGATTCACGCGCTGCGGCATATCCCGCACTTCGGCCTGCTGGCTTTTCTGCCCTTCGTGGTCTTCACCGTGCTGCTGATCGTTTTTTCGAGCAATGCGGTGAATCTTACCGACGGCCTCGACGGGCTGGCCATCGGTTGCACCATCATCGCTGCCGGTGCACTTACAGTTCTGACGTATGTGAGCGGGCATGTTGTTTTCGCTGACTATCTGGAATTGCAACGCATGCCGCTTGTGGGCGAACTGTCAATCTTTTGCGGATCGATGGTCGGGGCGAGCATTGGCTTCCTCTGGTATAACGCGCATCCAGCGGAAGTCTTTATGGGAGACGTTGGCTCGCTCGCTTTGGGAGGGGCCATCGGGACGGTTGCCGTGGCGATTAAGCAGGAACTGCTGCTGCCCTTTATTGGCGGGATCTTTGTGCTGGAGGCCATGTCAGTGATTCTCCAGGTAGGCAGCTACAAGCTGCGCAAAAAACGAATTTTCAAAATGGCGCCGCTGCATCACCACTTTGAACTGCTCGGCTGGTCAGAGGCCAAAGTCATCACTCGTTTCTGGATTTTGGCGCTGCTGTTTGCACTCTTAGCACTCACCACGCTGAAGCTTCGTTAA
- the murD gene encoding UDP-N-acetylmuramoyl-L-alanine--D-glutamate ligase has product MEFKGKKVLVVGLGRSGLAAALFLRRRGAQVTVSDIRSAEQLGKEIPALLEEGISVEAGGHGLLTFRRQDLIVVSPGVPIDTPELVQVKAFGLPIIGELELATEYLKGKSLAITGSNGKTTTTSLCGEILEAGKLAVQVGGNIGVPVIALVDQSRDDGWSVLEVSSFQLETTSQFRPEIAVILNVTPDHLDRHGTFENYAAAKERIFANQTAEDALVLNADDDVTSRMAARAKSRIFWFSAKRVVRQGAFVHEGAVVFRPSEQAAPEFILKVENIPLKGHHNVENVLAAVCASRLAGVEADAIRKAVESFKAVEHRLEFVADINGVDYYNDSKATNVDAAAKAIAAFPGGIHLILGGKDKNSDYRQLRSLLEERVKAVYTIGAAAEKIETHIYGTVPVVSARTLDQAVAKAAEAAQPGEIVLLAPACSSFDQFENYEHRGQVFKELVHARQGVWQNA; this is encoded by the coding sequence ATGGAATTCAAAGGAAAAAAGGTTTTGGTGGTTGGCCTGGGCAGATCCGGCCTGGCAGCGGCGCTCTTTCTGCGCCGCAGAGGCGCGCAGGTTACCGTGTCGGACATTCGCAGCGCCGAGCAGTTAGGAAAAGAGATCCCCGCCCTGCTTGAAGAAGGTATCTCCGTCGAAGCAGGCGGACATGGGTTGCTGACCTTCCGGCGACAGGATCTGATTGTTGTGAGCCCTGGTGTTCCCATCGATACACCGGAACTTGTGCAGGTGAAAGCCTTTGGTCTGCCGATCATTGGCGAATTGGAACTCGCTACCGAGTACCTCAAAGGAAAGTCGCTGGCGATCACTGGATCGAACGGCAAGACCACGACGACCTCGCTGTGCGGGGAGATCCTTGAAGCCGGAAAGTTGGCAGTACAGGTTGGCGGCAACATTGGTGTGCCCGTCATTGCGTTGGTCGATCAGAGCCGCGACGATGGCTGGTCAGTTCTTGAAGTATCGAGCTTCCAACTGGAGACCACCAGCCAGTTCCGCCCCGAGATTGCTGTCATTCTGAATGTGACGCCGGATCATCTCGATCGTCACGGTACGTTTGAAAATTACGCAGCGGCGAAAGAACGCATCTTTGCCAATCAGACTGCCGAAGACGCGTTGGTTCTGAATGCGGACGACGATGTGACGTCGCGCATGGCGGCTCGCGCCAAGTCGCGCATCTTCTGGTTCAGTGCGAAGCGCGTGGTGCGCCAGGGCGCGTTCGTTCACGAAGGAGCCGTTGTCTTCCGCCCATCCGAGCAGGCTGCGCCGGAGTTCATCCTTAAGGTCGAAAACATCCCGCTCAAAGGTCATCACAACGTTGAAAACGTGCTCGCTGCTGTCTGCGCCTCGCGACTGGCGGGTGTGGAGGCGGACGCTATCCGCAAGGCGGTCGAATCGTTTAAAGCCGTCGAGCATCGGCTGGAATTTGTGGCTGACATTAACGGCGTTGACTACTACAACGACTCCAAGGCTACGAACGTCGATGCCGCGGCGAAGGCCATCGCGGCATTTCCCGGCGGCATTCATCTGATTCTTGGCGGCAAGGATAAGAACTCCGACTACCGCCAGTTGCGCTCGCTGCTCGAAGAGCGGGTGAAGGCCGTCTACACCATTGGCGCTGCGGCGGAGAAGATCGAGACGCATATCTATGGCACGGTGCCTGTCGTCAGTGCCAGAACTTTGGATCAGGCAGTTGCCAAGGCAGCCGAGGCCGCGCAGCCGGGCGAAATCGTACTGCTGGCGCCGGCGTGTTCGAGCTTCGACCAGTTCGAAAATTACGAGCATCGCGGACAGGTTTTCAAAGAGCTTGTGCACGCGAGACAGGGTGTATGGCAAAACGCGTAG
- the ftsW gene encoding putative lipid II flippase FtsW, whose protein sequence is MAKRVGVDKLLFCVTLILVVIGLAMVFSASAVMAKERFGSPYSFVIRQAIWAAVGLAVMTLLMQVDYRKYNRPNVVFPAVAVTVICLMAAFLMRDSHNTHRWIRFGMLSFQPSELAKPALVLFLAWFLQNRMQTIDDWRGTILPAALPSLVFIALILKEPDLGTALVCAGVTALMLYLAGMEMKYLGYAFLASLPVLYLMLFRVKWRRDRLLAFINPEADPLGKGFHIIQSLIAVGTGGIFGLNYMEGRQKLFYLPEPHTDYIFANISEELGLLGALIVLGLFIVLGYRGIRAAVLSKDPFARFLAFGITATILIQAFFNISVVLALVPTKGITLPFISYGGTSLFIMLALIGVLLNITREIE, encoded by the coding sequence ATGGCAAAACGCGTAGGCGTCGATAAACTGCTGTTCTGCGTAACGCTGATCCTCGTCGTCATTGGGCTGGCGATGGTCTTCAGCGCTTCTGCCGTCATGGCCAAGGAGCGCTTCGGCTCGCCGTACAGCTTTGTCATTCGCCAAGCCATCTGGGCCGCTGTTGGTCTGGCCGTGATGACGCTACTCATGCAGGTCGACTATCGCAAGTACAACCGGCCCAACGTCGTTTTTCCAGCCGTCGCTGTCACCGTCATCTGTCTGATGGCCGCGTTTCTCATGCGCGACTCGCACAACACGCATCGCTGGATTCGCTTCGGGATGTTGTCTTTCCAGCCCTCGGAGTTGGCGAAGCCCGCGCTTGTTCTTTTTCTCGCGTGGTTCCTGCAGAACCGCATGCAGACGATCGACGACTGGCGCGGCACCATTCTTCCGGCGGCGCTGCCGAGTCTGGTCTTTATTGCGTTGATCCTGAAGGAGCCGGACCTTGGCACGGCGCTTGTTTGTGCCGGTGTTACAGCGCTCATGCTCTATCTCGCCGGGATGGAGATGAAGTATCTCGGCTATGCGTTTCTGGCTTCGCTTCCTGTCCTTTACCTCATGCTCTTCCGCGTGAAGTGGCGGCGGGATCGCTTGCTGGCGTTCATCAATCCTGAGGCCGATCCGCTGGGCAAGGGCTTCCACATTATTCAGTCGTTGATTGCGGTAGGAACAGGCGGCATTTTCGGGCTCAACTATATGGAGGGGCGGCAGAAGCTCTTTTATCTCCCCGAACCGCATACGGACTATATCTTTGCCAACATCTCTGAGGAACTGGGGCTGCTTGGTGCGCTGATTGTGCTTGGACTTTTCATTGTGCTTGGATATCGCGGCATCCGTGCCGCTGTTCTGTCGAAGGATCCATTTGCTCGCTTCCTTGCTTTCGGTATCACAGCCACGATTCTGATTCAGGCGTTTTTCAATATCAGCGTTGTCCTGGCGCTGGTTCCGACCAAAGGGATCACGCTGCCATTCATCTCTTACGGCGGCACATCGCTCTTCATCATGCTCGCCCTCATCGGCGTTCTGCTCAACATCACACGGGAGATCGAATAG
- the murG gene encoding undecaprenyldiphospho-muramoylpentapeptide beta-N-acetylglucosaminyltransferase: protein MRVLIAGGGTGGHIMPALAIADALQKQYQAELLFVGTPRGLESKLVPQAGHKLELIKVGQLKNVSLVTRLRTMLDLPMSVLHCRSLLKQFRPDVVIGVGGYASGPGMVAAILARIPTLAVEPNAFPGLANRLVGKHVSAAAVNFEPALKYFRNAQVTGIPVRAEFFQLQRRPENGLPHLLIFGGSQGARVLNRTMPQVVARLLEAVPGLTILHQAGARHAEETQAAYAASGADPSRWQVHAFLDDMARRFEAADLVLSRSGASTVAEEMAAGKPALLVPFPGAADDHQRKNAEVMAGAGAATLLLESEMTPDRLLESLTAMLGNRAELKAMGERARTLAHPDAASRIAAMACEVLGPGLKAQGSVPPIAR, encoded by the coding sequence GTGCGAGTGTTGATTGCGGGTGGCGGCACGGGCGGCCACATCATGCCGGCGTTGGCCATCGCCGATGCTCTTCAAAAGCAATACCAGGCGGAGCTTCTGTTTGTAGGCACACCGCGCGGACTGGAGTCGAAGCTTGTTCCGCAAGCAGGGCACAAGCTTGAGCTGATCAAAGTCGGCCAACTCAAGAATGTCAGTCTGGTCACGCGGTTGCGGACCATGCTCGACCTGCCGATGAGCGTGCTGCACTGCCGTTCGTTGCTGAAGCAGTTCCGGCCTGATGTTGTCATCGGCGTTGGCGGTTACGCCTCCGGACCGGGGATGGTTGCGGCGATTCTTGCGCGCATTCCGACATTGGCGGTTGAGCCGAATGCCTTTCCCGGTCTCGCGAACCGGCTGGTGGGCAAGCACGTTTCCGCCGCGGCGGTTAATTTCGAGCCTGCTCTCAAGTACTTCCGCAACGCGCAGGTGACTGGCATTCCCGTCCGCGCTGAATTTTTTCAGCTGCAACGGCGCCCAGAGAACGGCTTGCCTCACCTGCTCATCTTTGGCGGGAGTCAGGGTGCGCGTGTGCTCAACCGGACGATGCCGCAGGTTGTGGCGCGTCTGCTTGAGGCTGTTCCCGGCCTTACGATTCTGCATCAGGCTGGGGCGCGCCATGCCGAGGAAACGCAGGCAGCTTACGCTGCCAGCGGAGCTGATCCGTCGCGGTGGCAGGTGCATGCGTTCCTTGATGACATGGCCCGGCGGTTCGAGGCTGCCGACCTGGTTTTGTCGCGCAGCGGGGCGAGTACGGTAGCCGAAGAGATGGCGGCGGGCAAGCCGGCGCTCTTGGTTCCGTTTCCCGGCGCGGCGGACGATCACCAGCGGAAGAACGCGGAGGTGATGGCCGGGGCAGGCGCGGCGACTCTGCTCCTTGAGTCGGAGATGACGCCGGATCGTCTCCTTGAATCGCTGACGGCCATGCTGGGCAATCGGGCCGAACTCAAGGCTATGGGTGAGCGGGCGCGGACGCTGGCTCATCCGGATGCGGCCAGCCGAATTGCCGCCATGGCCTGTGAAGTTCTGGGCCCAGGGCTCAAAGCACAAGGCTCAGTCCCCCCCATTGCTCGCTAA
- a CDS encoding PadR family transcriptional regulator produces the protein MASSAELLQGTLDLLILRTLAMGPMHGWGIAQRIQQVSKEVLQVGQGSLYPALHRLEYKGRIQAEWGPSENNRRAKFYSLTPEGLGQLEAERGNWERMAEAISLVLNQAG, from the coding sequence ATGGCGTCATCTGCGGAACTGTTGCAGGGGACATTGGATTTGCTGATTTTGAGAACGCTAGCGATGGGACCGATGCATGGCTGGGGGATCGCGCAGAGGATCCAGCAGGTTTCAAAGGAAGTGCTGCAGGTGGGGCAGGGATCACTCTATCCGGCGCTGCATCGGCTGGAGTACAAGGGTCGGATCCAGGCGGAGTGGGGGCCTTCGGAAAACAACCGTCGAGCCAAGTTTTATTCGCTTACGCCGGAGGGGTTGGGTCAGCTTGAGGCCGAGCGGGGGAATTGGGAACGGATGGCCGAGGCGATTTCGCTGGTGCTGAACCAGGCGGGTTGA